In Eulemur rufifrons isolate Redbay chromosome 15, OSU_ERuf_1, whole genome shotgun sequence, the genomic stretch ATTGGCCCCCCGGTCCCCGCCCCCCCACCGCCCAGTCCCCCTCCGCGGCCCCGGAGTGGCGTCAGCACGCCTGCCGGGCGTGGGGTTTAAATGTCCACTAGCGGGAGCCCGGGCGCTTCCGTCCCGGAGCGCGATCTGGGCTAGAATCGCCCGAGTGGGACGGAGCGAGCCAGCGGGATCCCAAGCCGCCGAGCACGCTTCCCCTCGCTCCGCCGCCGATGACTCGAGAACTCGGGCCCAAGCGCCGCCCATGCAGCACCCCTGAGCTCCGCCGAAAAAGAGTTGATGAAAAAACACTTAATTGTCTCCGCTGCGGAGAGCCATGAGCTGTCTGGATGTTATGTACCAAGTTTATGGTCCTCCGCAGCCTTACTTCGCAGCCGCCTACACCCCCTACCACCAGGTACGTATCTTCTCCGGATCAGGGCCAGGACGTTGGGGGCCGGTGGCGGGTTCCCAGCTTATCGCAGCCTCGCCTGTGCACCAGCGTCCAGGCGCGTCCCAGGCGCGTCCCGGGCGTCCGACCAGCGGCGGGCGCCGCCCGGATGCGGGGATTGCCGCGCTGCCCCACAGTTGGCTGTACAATTCGCTAACCCCTTTAGCTCGCCCATTTGCTCTCTCGGGAAGGCAGCTAAATCCTGGTAATGTGCGCCTGGGTCTTCCCTGGAATAATCAGACGCGAATGGCACaggctggattttcttcataGAGTCTGTCAGATTCCAGATTCCTTCGAGCCTAGGGCAGGTGTGGGGGAACTTCGGGCAGAGCTCACGGGGGGAAAACCAAATTTTGGTCCCAAAGGTGAAAGtgacaaaaaagcaaagatcAGTCTCCTTCTGTGTGAGATGCAAAGGCCTGAGCGTTCTCACGTCTGCAAGCTTATCTCCGGaataatttcttccatttcaatTCTCGGGCCATCAGAACAATTAATCCTAGAACCAGCGAGTTCGTTTCAAAGGCCACTGCGCAGAATGCGTTCGTTTTGTTGTCTTTGCTTTCAACATTCTGGGAGTGTTATTTCAGTGCGACTGACCCGACAGAGGCGAGCTTCCTAGACAATGCTTCGCCTTTCTTGACCCTGAGTAGCTGAATCAGTCAGCCCTACCTTCAACAAACTCACTTTTAAGACCATTCAACCCTGGTTCTGTAAACTCTTCAAGTTCCGTTTAATTCTGCCAGTTTCCCTTTTCTttgggctgcgctgggtttttccttccatttcctcaGCTGACATAGCAGAAACCGAGGACAGCAGTctagtaaaagaatgaaatcatacacCTGGGGAGGTTGTAGGGGTCCAGACCAGGTTGGAAAGTGAGGGCCTGGAATCCTGCTTTGGGGAAATTGAAATATGCCCGGACGCCCTCATCGATGCTTTCATTAATTTTGTCTGCAAATTCAGAATGTCTATTCCAAAATTTCTTGATGAATTAATGATGGAATGGGtaggttttgctttttgttttcttccctcctgtttctctcttttaaacTTTTCAACCTGGAGTTTGTTCAGTCTCAATGTCAATTTTAGGAATCACCAGAGTCCCTCATAAACCAGTTGGGAATGTGGCATTTAGGAAGTGGTGATATTACTAAATTACTGGAGCTCCTTCCCAGGATGGGACTATTGcaaagaggagagaaatgggtttgttttctctcctttcgCCTTCTGGACCCTGGACCAATCTATTGCATTAAGATCTCCATTCATTTTTATGTGACTTGGGCCCCCCCTTCAAGGACACCTCTGCCTGCAAAATGCTTTAACACTGGATTCAATCCATTGCTCAATTCTAAGAAAATCTCAGCAGCTGcacttggtttttaaaattattattagacATCACGATTTACCCAACCTCACAGCCAGGACCTTaacatttcttccttctgctcctttttattatttcctccatGTGTGTGGAGATGGTGAGGATGGAAATATTCACAATCCACTAAGTTTTCCTTACTTAAaagtagatatatttaaaaatggagagaCTTTTAAGTGGACAATTTATGGGTGACCAAACAAATGTCAActtgcatttattaaaattatctatCTTTCCCCAATTACAATGTTATTCCACATTGTGACTCCATATGATTCATTactaaatggaattattttaaactttttgtggCATTTCTTCTTTTACACTCCTGGTTGCAGGGAGTGCATTTTTGTGGGTATTTTTCCTCCGTTCCATCATGAGGATGTTTAGTCCTGCATTTTGTGCTTCTGCCCCGGATTCTCAGGCAGGGAACAGTCAGGCCCTAACTGGATTTGGGTGCCCTTTACCCTTGgagtctgcttttaaaaatatatctgccCTGAGCCCAGCTATGAGGTCAAACTCAGCTCATAATCTGGCTGCTTAGGTGTCTTCTGAGACCTTCACCCAGACATTTTAAGAGAAATTTCCCTGTGGTCCAGCAGCAACTCTGAGGAGAATGAGCAACCGAGGCCAACAATCTCCTCTACGGAAGCCTGCTCCTGCTCGGGTGTAGGTTGGGAGGACTGCTTACTGTGTCACTCACTTATTGCTGGTTTTATGCTGAGAGCACAAGACTTAGGCACAGATGCCAGTTTCCCCATGGATACCTTAGAGATTGGGAAGAGGAAGTTCAGTCTAAACACTCTTTTGAAACTGActtctctattctttctctctctgagcagAAGCTAGCCTATTACTCCAAAATGCAGGAAGCGCAAGAGTGCAATGCCAGCCCCAGCAGCAGTGGCAGCGGCAGCTCCTCATTTTCCAGTCAAACCCCAGCCAGTATCAAAGAGGAAGAAGGCAGCCCAGAGAAGGAGTGCCCACCAGAGGCAGAGTACATCAACTCCCGCTGCGTGCTCTTCACCTATTTCCAGGGGGACATCAGCTCCGTGGTGGATGAACATTTCAGCAGGGCCCTGAGCCAACCTAGCAGCTACTCCCCCAGCTGTACCAGTAGCAAAGCACCCAGGAACTCTGGGCCCTGGCAAGGTAGGTATGGGGCCCTGCTGGGAGGGACTGAAGGAGGGCCCTCTCCGCCTGGGGTCCACCCACAGGGGCCCAAGGATATGCAGCTGAAAGAATACCAGGTGTCAgagaaggggtgagggggagCGTTAGGGGAGATTAAGGAAAATGAAGTGGAAAAGGGAATGGGTATAAGATCTCTTATTAAGAAAGGCAGAGTATTAATCCAGAAAATACACTAGCCTTGGACTTGAAGGCCTAGGTTTGTGTGTTGGCTCCACCACTTCCTAAcaatatgaccttgggcaagtctcttaacctctTTAAGGTCACTCTATTTACTGGAATCTAAAATTAGAATAACACTTGCCCTCCTAACTATCCCCAGAGAAGACTGTAAGACTTCAACATTAAAATGTATGTGAATGGGCTATGGAAAATGTGA encodes the following:
- the VGLL2 gene encoding transcription cofactor vestigial-like protein 2 isoform X2, with protein sequence MSCLDVMYQVYGPPQPYFAAAYTPYHQKLAYYSKMQEAQECNASPSSSGSGSSSFSSQTPASIKEEEGSPEKECPPEAEYINSRCVLFTYFQGDISSVVDEHFSRALSQPSSYSPSCTSSKAPRNSGPWQARRYSLCGASLLS